A window of Cryptomeria japonica chromosome 3, Sugi_1.0, whole genome shotgun sequence contains these coding sequences:
- the LOC131033819 gene encoding uncharacterized protein LOC131033819 isoform X1, whose protein sequence is MQSAGTHFLMAAKGIYTLLNGCSRHSVRQFNVMSLCRSVRAILLLHSSCNGLKFSRMFLHFAVSCSLFCDVLTKRKFIFVQVVCLRRLPINLHSDHCGFPNDNALLSLMVGQRLCACKNHFQV, encoded by the exons ATGCAGAGTGCAGGTACACATTTTTTAATGGCTGCAAAGGGTATATACACATTGCTTAATGGCTGCAGCAGGCATTCCGTCAGACAATTTAATGTTATGTCATTATGTCGTAGTGTACGTGCGATATTGTTGTTGCATTCTTCTTGCAATGGCCTCAAGTTCTCAAGAATGTTTCTGCATTTTGCTGTCAGCTGCTCTCTGTTCTGTGATGTTTTAACGAAGAGAAAG TTCATTTTTGTGCAGGTTGTATGTTTGAGAAGATTGCCCATCAATTTGCATTCAGATCATTG TGGTTTCCCAAATGACAATGCCTTGCTAAGCTTAATGGTTGGTCAAAGATTGTGTGCTTGCAAAAATCATTTTCAG GTATAA
- the LOC131033819 gene encoding uncharacterized protein LOC131033819 isoform X2, giving the protein MQSAGTHFLMAAKGIYTLLNGCSRHSVRQFNVMSLCRSVRAILLLHSSCNGLKFSRMFLHFAVSCSLFCDVLTKRKVVCLRRLPINLHSDHCGFPNDNALLSLMVGQRLCACKNHFQV; this is encoded by the exons ATGCAGAGTGCAGGTACACATTTTTTAATGGCTGCAAAGGGTATATACACATTGCTTAATGGCTGCAGCAGGCATTCCGTCAGACAATTTAATGTTATGTCATTATGTCGTAGTGTACGTGCGATATTGTTGTTGCATTCTTCTTGCAATGGCCTCAAGTTCTCAAGAATGTTTCTGCATTTTGCTGTCAGCTGCTCTCTGTTCTGTGATGTTTTAACGAAGAGAAAG GTTGTATGTTTGAGAAGATTGCCCATCAATTTGCATTCAGATCATTG TGGTTTCCCAAATGACAATGCCTTGCTAAGCTTAATGGTTGGTCAAAGATTGTGTGCTTGCAAAAATCATTTTCAG GTATAA